A stretch of DNA from Leucobacter luti:
GCTACGACCCGCTCGGGTACGTGTGGACGGCGTCACGAAACGCCCCGGAAGTGCTGCTGGCCTTTGCGCAGGACGGCAGCGTGACCCAGGTGGCCGCACCGTGGCTCGCTGGGCGCCAGCTGACCGCGCTCCGCCTGTCACCCGATGGCAGCAGGGTCGCTGCACTCGTCGCAGATGGAGACGAGTCTCAGGTGCTGGTCTCGGGCGTCATCCGAGAAGACTCAGGTGTACCAGCGCGCACGGTATCGGAGGCGGACGCGAAACTGTGGGCGTCCGGGAAGCCGATTGACCTGGACTGGATGGGACAGCTCCGCTTTGCCGCGCTGACCCGCGTTGGCGCCGCGGGCAAGGTCACGAACGGCGGGATCGGGATCTTTGGTGAGGAGCAGGCTTCAGTGCCTGGCGGTTCCCAGCTCAGCGGTGGCGGCGGCCGCAGCTACCTCCGCGTCCTGGGAGCAGAAGGGGATCTGTATGCCCCGCAGAATTCGGGCTGGCAGCGCACCGCTGAAAATATCGAGCTGCTCGGCAAACGCGGGTAGCGGTGTGCAGTTTGTCGCGCTCTGATTCCGCGCCGGCGATGGTGCGTATGCGCTCCGAGTGAGCTCCGAGTGATCTCCGAGTGCGGGCGGGGCGCTACCTTCGCGCTTCGCTCACCGTGTCGAAGAGGCGCGGTTCGAGTGGAAGTTCTGCACATCGCCCGCACGGCGGCCATCCCCGTGCTCTCCGTGAGTCAAGCTCGGAGCATGACACTTCGTACCGGGCTTCAGGAACTGTGGCTCGATCTGCTTGCACTCTTGTGGCCTACCTCCTGCAGTGGGTGCGGTGCGCCAGACCGGGATTGCTGCGCGAGCTGCGTGCGTGAGCTGAGTGCGCCAGCAGTGCTCATTCAGCCCAGTTTCGGGCTGCCGTGCTTCGCGCGGGCAGTCTATGCTGGCCCCACACGTGGGCTCCTGATCGCGTTCAAACACAGCGGCATGGTTCGGTTCGGCGGTGTGCTGGGTGGACAGCTGCGCCCGGCACTCATTGCCGCCCTGAGCTGCGCTATCGGCGCGAGTGGAGACACGCGTGCGGGCGCTCAGACACCCGGGCGCGTGGGTCCAGGAGCAGCCAGGGCCGGGCCCCTCATCGTGCCGGCACCGTCGCGCCCGGCGAAGGCTCGGGAGCGCGGATATCGGCACGTCGAACTGCTGGTGACCGCCGCGCTCCGCGGGCGGCGGGGTGAGCCAGCGGTGCGCCTACCGCTCATTCGGGCGCTTCGCACGCTGCGTGGGCGCCGAGGACAAGTGGGGCTGGGGCCGCGGGAACGCGCACGGAATGCGCGGCTGGTTGCGGTTCGCTCCCGGGCGAGATCCGCACTGCGTGGGAGAACCGTGGTGCTCGTCGATGACGTGCTCACTACGGGCGCTACGCTCCTCGCTGCACGAGATGCAATCGAGCGCGCTGGTGGACGAGTGGTCGCCATCGCGGTGTTGTGCGTCGCAGTTGCGCCCGAGCCGACAGCTCTGTGACGGCTCCCAGCGGGGGACTGGAAACGGCGTCGCCTGGTGGAGTAGAGTTCGAGAAAGGCGTATAGGTGCGCCGCACTGGTCCACCCGCCTGAGTCCCCTGGGAGGTCACCATGGACGTGAACATCCGCGGCAAGAATGTCGGTATTACCGATCGTTTCGAGCAGTATGTCGAGGCGAAGACCGAAAAGGTTTCAGGGTTGTTGCCCAGGGCACAGTCGTTCGAAGTGAGAGTGTCGCGCCAGAGCGACCGGAGCCCGCAGAACGGTGACCAGGTGGAGATTACGCTTATTGGCCCCGGGCCAGTGATTCGCGCAGAATCGGCGGGTGGCGACAAATACACGGCATTCGATATGGCGTACGGCCGGATCCTGGAGCGCATCAGGCGCATGAAGGATCGGCAGCACGACCGTCGCGGAAAGGGTCGCGTGTCCCTCGGTGATGCCGCGGCGAACGATTTTGGCACTATCGACGTGACCCCTGCGCCGCTTGAGGTGCTCGAATCCGTTGCTACCGGAAACATCCCCGTCACGAGCGGCGATTCCGAGGAGCAGTACACACCGGTGGTGATCCGCAGTAAGGAGTTCCCAGCTGAGCGGCTGTCAGTCGAAGACGCTGTCGACCAGATGGAGCTTGTGGGGCACGATTTCTTCCTCTTCGTGGAGACCGGGTCCGGTCGTCCCAGTGTCGTGTACCGGCGCAAAGGCTGGAACTACGGCGTGATTACGCTCGCAGAGGCGTAACGCTCACGGCATCGGTCGCGGTACCTGACCGAGCGCACATGCACACCGCGGCGGCGGCGTCTGAACTCTAGGCGCCGCCGCCGCGCTGTGTGTCAGTGATGGCGAGGGGTGCTGCAGAAAAGCGCAACCGCCACCCCCACCGCAGCACGCCGCACAGCGCTTCCCACACGATGCCAACGGACATTTTCGAGCGTCCCTCGACGCGCTCAATGAACGAAATGGGCACTTCCGCGATCGGACAGCCGAGACGTTCAAGCGTCCACGCGGTTTCGACCTGAAACGCGTATCCCTCCGAATCGAGAGCTGCAAGGTCGAGCCTGCTGATCCAGCGCGTATCGAGCACCCGAAAACCGCTCGTGAGGTCTCTGAGCTGTGAGCGCAGCGCGATCCGTGCGACGGCGGTTCCGGTGCGTGAAATCCAGCGCCGATACCACGGCCAGTTCACAATCGTGCCGCCGGGAATCCAGCGGGTTCCAATCACGAGCCCGGCACCGGCTTCGGCTGCGGCGATCAGTGCCGGGAGCTCGCTCACCTGGTGCGAGCCGTCGGAGTCCATTGCGACGGCGAAGCGGTAGCCGCGGTCCACGGCCTCCTGAAAGCCCCACGCATACGCGGTGCCGAGGCCCTGTTTCCCACTGCGGTGGTGGGCTTCGACGCGCGCATCGCTCGCGAGTTCGTCAGCGATCTGACCGGTTCCGTCTGGGCTGCCATCATCGATGATGAGCACGTGCGCGGTGGGGATAGCGTGCAGGATCCCGGACACTGTGGCTGGCAGTGTGGAACGCTCATTGTAGGTGGGGAGCAGGACGAGGAGACCGCTACGCGCGAGGGTGTGATCCTGAGGCACCATGCTCCCATCCTGGCAGAAACTGTGCACGGATCATGCAGAACGGGAGGCCGCCCAGAGTGGGCGGCCTCCCGGTGCTCAGCGGAACTTACGCAGCGAAGTTGTTGCGCAGAATCTGACCGAGGTTCGCGTCGACGTTCGTCCAGTACTGGAAGAATCGCTCACGGATCTCGGGTACCGTGATCGACTTCGCCTGGCCCCCGAGGACCGCATGGAAGCGCTCCTTCGATTCGGCGGAGAAGACCTCGCGGTACAGCGTTCCTGGCTGACCGAAATCGTCATCGTCCGAGCGCAGCGTAGCCGCAGCGCGCACGAGTTCGCCGTCGTTCTCCCAGCTTGCCTCGACCCCGAGCAGCGGGTCGGCCTGCGGGCCGCCTGCTGCGCCGTATGAGTTCGGGGTGTACGTGCGGTGATCCGGTCCGTTGAACCGGTACTGCATGTTGCCCTCGTGCATGTAGTTGTTCACCTCGGCCGCGTGCGGCTGGTTCACGGGGAGCTGGTTGAAGTTCGTGCCAATGCGGTAGCGGTGCGCGTCAGCATAGGAGAATACCCGAGCCATCAACATCTTGTCCGGCGAGATCCCGGTGCCGGGCACCTGGTTCGCGGGTGAAAATGCTGCCTGCTCGATCTCAGCGAAGAAGTTCTGCGGGTTCCGGTTCAGCGTGAACGTGCCGACCTTGATGCGGGGGTAATCCGCCTTTGCCCAGGTCTTCGTGAGGTCAAACGGGTTGAAACGGTACGTCTTTGCCTCTTCGTACGGCATGACCTGCACGTAGACGTCCCAGGACGGGAAGTCACCCGTGTCGATCGCGTTGAAGAGATCCCGACGGTAGTAGTCGGCGTCAGAACCGGCGAGCTTTTCAGCCTCATCGGCCTCGAGGAGCTCCACGCCCTGGTGGGAGATGAAGTGGTACTTCACCCAGAAGCGCTCGCCTTCAGCGTTGATCCACTGGTAGGTGTGCGAGCCGTAGCCGTTGAGGTGGCGCCAGCTCTTCGAGAGTCCGCGGTCGCCCATGAGGTAGGTGACCTGGTGAGCGGACTCGGGAGAGAGCGTCCAGAAATCCCACTGCATGTCCGCATCGCGGAGCCCGGAATCACCGAGTCGCTTCTGCGAGTGGATGAAATCGGGGAACTTGATGCCATCGCGGATAAAGAACGTCGGTGTGTTGTTGCCGACGATGTCGAGGTTGCCCTCAGAGGTGTAGAAACGCAGCGAGAAGCCTCGCACATCGCGCCAGGTGTCAGGGGAGCCCTGCTCGCCGGCTACCGAGGAGAACCGGATCAGAGTCTCACTCTTCGCGCCCGGCTGGAACACGGCAGCGCGGGTGTACTGGGACACATCCTCGGTGACGACGAACTCGCCAAATGCGCCGCCGCCCTTCGCGTGCGGGTTGCGCTCGGGCACACGCTCGCGGTTGAACGACGCAAGTTTCTCAACCAGGTAGCGGTCGTGCAGCGCGGTGACGCCGTCGGCGCCTACGGTGAGCGAGTGCTCGTCGCTGGCTACCGGAGTGCCGGTCTGGGTGGTTGTGGGCTTCTTGTCGGTCATTATGCCTCTCACTGCTGGGGTCGGGGGTGGGTACATGAAAGATTGGGGCCGGATCACACCGGGGCGTGCTCCGCACAGTCTTGGCACAGGCCAATAAACGTCACGTCAGCCGCGTCAATGGTGAAGCCGTGGGTGTTCTCTGGGATCAGGCAGGGAGCCGCGCCAACGACGCACGCAACGTCCTCCATGCGACCGCACTCGCGGCAGACGAGGTGGTGGTGGTTATCGCCCACGCGGGCCTCGTATCGGGCGGGTCCACCGTCGTGTGCAATTCTGCGCGCCAAGCCGGCATCGGTGAGAGCGCCGAGTACGCCGTACACCGCTTGGAGAGAGGTGCCGGGGAGTTCGGTCAGGAGGCGTTCGTAGACCTCGCTTACCTCAAGGTGCCCACCCTCAGCGAGCAAGTCGAGCGCAGCGCGACGCGTGGCGGTCGAGCGCAGTCCGGCGGCACTGAGGCGCGCCGTCGTTGCGGGGATGGGCTGGCGGGGAGTCACGTTTCAAGCGTATCGTTGTTTTGAGTAATTCAAAAAAACGGCATTCTCAGCAGCGCGTCTCTGCGCATTGCTAAGCTGAGGCGTTGTCACAATTTGGCAACGGCGGGAGTTGTGCCCTGGCGGGCGGGCTTCCGTGTAGACCTACTGGAGAGACAACGTGGCGACAGTTCTCGAAAAGCTCCTTCGCGTCGGCGAAGGCCGCACCCTGAAGAAACTCGAGCGTCAGGCGAAACTCGTCGCCGACCTCGAAGATTCCTTCGCAGAACTCAGCGACGAGGAGCTGCGCGGCGAGACCGAGGAGTTCCGCAGTCGCCTGGACAAGGGCGAGACCCTTGATGATCTGCTTCCCGAGGCCTTCGCTGCGGTGCGCGAGGCAGCGAAGCGCACCATTGGGCTGCGTCCGTTCG
This window harbors:
- a CDS encoding Fur family transcriptional regulator, which gives rise to MTPRQPIPATTARLSAAGLRSTATRRAALDLLAEGGHLEVSEVYERLLTELPGTSLQAVYGVLGALTDAGLARRIAHDGGPARYEARVGDNHHHLVCRECGRMEDVACVVGAAPCLIPENTHGFTIDAADVTFIGLCQDCAEHAPV
- a CDS encoding phosphoribosyltransferase family protein, which translates into the protein MVLVDDVLTTGATLLAARDAIERAGGRVVAIAVLCVAVAPEPTAL
- a CDS encoding polyprenol monophosphomannose synthase — its product is MVPQDHTLARSGLLVLLPTYNERSTLPATVSGILHAIPTAHVLIIDDGSPDGTGQIADELASDARVEAHHRSGKQGLGTAYAWGFQEAVDRGYRFAVAMDSDGSHQVSELPALIAAAEAGAGLVIGTRWIPGGTIVNWPWYRRWISRTGTAVARIALRSQLRDLTSGFRVLDTRWISRLDLAALDSEGYAFQVETAWTLERLGCPIAEVPISFIERVEGRSKMSVGIVWEALCGVLRWGWRLRFSAAPLAITDTQRGGGA
- the hpf gene encoding ribosome hibernation-promoting factor, HPF/YfiA family, which gives rise to MDVNIRGKNVGITDRFEQYVEAKTEKVSGLLPRAQSFEVRVSRQSDRSPQNGDQVEITLIGPGPVIRAESAGGDKYTAFDMAYGRILERIRRMKDRQHDRRGKGRVSLGDAAANDFGTIDVTPAPLEVLESVATGNIPVTSGDSEEQYTPVVIRSKEFPAERLSVEDAVDQMELVGHDFFLFVETGSGRPSVVYRRKGWNYGVITLAEA
- a CDS encoding catalase gives rise to the protein MTDKKPTTTQTGTPVASDEHSLTVGADGVTALHDRYLVEKLASFNRERVPERNPHAKGGGAFGEFVVTEDVSQYTRAAVFQPGAKSETLIRFSSVAGEQGSPDTWRDVRGFSLRFYTSEGNLDIVGNNTPTFFIRDGIKFPDFIHSQKRLGDSGLRDADMQWDFWTLSPESAHQVTYLMGDRGLSKSWRHLNGYGSHTYQWINAEGERFWVKYHFISHQGVELLEADEAEKLAGSDADYYRRDLFNAIDTGDFPSWDVYVQVMPYEEAKTYRFNPFDLTKTWAKADYPRIKVGTFTLNRNPQNFFAEIEQAAFSPANQVPGTGISPDKMLMARVFSYADAHRYRIGTNFNQLPVNQPHAAEVNNYMHEGNMQYRFNGPDHRTYTPNSYGAAGGPQADPLLGVEASWENDGELVRAAATLRSDDDDFGQPGTLYREVFSAESKERFHAVLGGQAKSITVPEIRERFFQYWTNVDANLGQILRNNFAA